The Leptolyngbya sp. CCY15150 genome has a segment encoding these proteins:
- a CDS encoding TniB family NTP-binding protein, whose amino-acid sequence MPPKEKSPVPKSSASGSSPPAIADLNDRIRQLGRRRILELPQMLDFHTWLDGKRLARQSCRVIGESRTGKTVSCDTYHLKSQMTQRPGHAPIVPVMYWHCRENLSVRSLFIGLLETLQYQATRGQNPELRERVYHVLRNCQVEMIIFDEAQRASTQAMSEIRDISDLLEIAVVLVGTDRLNVVIQRDEQVLYRFLSAYRFSRLDSDDLQAMTALWETHVLQLPDPSELTQPKAQSLLLQATRGYIGVLDQILCEAAIRALQQGQTRIDLSLLRQVVKECSLAIK is encoded by the coding sequence ATGCCTCCCAAAGAGAAATCTCCTGTCCCTAAGTCATCTGCTTCTGGTTCCTCACCGCCCGCGATCGCCGATCTCAACGATCGCATTCGGCAACTAGGCCGCCGTCGAATCCTAGAACTGCCCCAGATGCTCGATTTTCATACCTGGTTAGATGGAAAACGCCTAGCCCGTCAATCCTGTCGTGTGATTGGTGAATCGCGCACTGGCAAAACCGTTAGTTGTGACACCTATCACCTGAAAAGCCAAATGACCCAACGACCGGGTCACGCCCCAATCGTTCCCGTCATGTACTGGCACTGTCGTGAGAACCTATCCGTTCGTAGCCTCTTCATCGGCTTACTTGAGACCCTTCAGTATCAAGCTACCCGTGGACAAAACCCCGAACTGCGAGAGCGGGTGTACCACGTATTACGCAATTGCCAAGTCGAGATGATCATCTTCGACGAAGCCCAACGGGCCAGCACCCAAGCCATGTCCGAAATTCGAGATATCTCCGACCTCTTAGAAATTGCCGTTGTGTTAGTGGGCACCGATCGCCTCAACGTCGTGATCCAACGTGATGAACAAGTGCTGTACCGCTTTCTATCCGCCTATCGATTCTCCCGCCTAGATAGCGACGATCTTCAAGCCATGACCGCCCTATGGGAAACTCACGTCCTGCAGCTTCCCGACCCCTCAGAACTCACCCAGCCCAAAGCCCAGAGTTTATTACTACAAGCGACCCGAGGTTATATCGGCGTCCTCGATCAAATCCTGTGTGAAGCCGCCATACGAGCCTTGCAGCAGGGCCAGACCCGCATCGACTTGTCCTTGCTAAGACAAGTTGTTAAAGAATGCTCCCTTGCCATCAAATAG
- a CDS encoding Mu transposase C-terminal domain-containing protein — protein MNETRDREQASEIQRRIDILHQLETNRGQPTYHQARKRAAQDLDLSERSLRRLQHIYRTQGPSGLHRPERADAGHHKTDLAWQDYIIKRYRQGNRGMRQTSRAQIAKQVEIHAAAQGYSHYPSRRTVYRILAPLIQEQEQKQKRHHIGWIGETLTLTSKTGSEIAIDHSNQVWQCDHTPADIYIVDCQGEILGRPTLTTVIDTYSRCIMGIHLGMDPPSASVTGLALRHAILPKTYPPSYHLHHDWESQGIPQYLYTDSGSDFTSHHLEHIANQLGIVLCHRHRPSQGGIIERPFGTLNQDFFSQLPGYTTARATPHQNAIKAEAILTLEQLETLLIRYIVDNYNQRIDPRDRHQSRISRWRNGQMSLRQPRDARELDGLLLRQQNRRVYQGGYIRFANLVYRGEYLSGYAGAEIVIRYDPRDITTLWVYQAHKHHDEFLTRAHAQNLETEHLSLSDAKAISRRLRETQRAISNQSILNEIRDRHHYIDTLSEPIDETPAISSDASDTSKPSTSPKPLPEIRVYDYEQLRQSHGH, from the coding sequence GTGAATGAAACCCGCGATCGAGAACAAGCCAGCGAGATCCAGCGACGCATCGATATCCTGCATCAGTTAGAAACGAACCGAGGGCAGCCTACCTACCATCAAGCGCGAAAGCGAGCCGCCCAAGACCTAGACCTGAGCGAACGCAGCCTGAGACGGCTACAACACATCTATCGCACCCAAGGCCCATCTGGACTACATCGCCCCGAACGAGCCGATGCGGGACACCATAAAACCGATTTAGCGTGGCAAGACTACATTATCAAGCGTTACCGGCAAGGGAACCGAGGGATGCGCCAGACCAGCCGCGCGCAAATTGCCAAACAAGTTGAAATCCACGCCGCCGCCCAAGGATATAGCCACTATCCTAGCCGTCGCACCGTGTATCGAATCCTTGCCCCATTGATCCAAGAACAAGAGCAAAAGCAGAAACGCCATCACATTGGCTGGATAGGCGAAACCCTAACCCTAACCAGCAAAACTGGTAGTGAAATCGCCATCGACCATAGCAACCAAGTATGGCAATGTGACCATACCCCCGCTGACATTTATATTGTTGATTGCCAAGGAGAGATCCTGGGTCGTCCTACGCTAACCACCGTCATCGATACCTACTCCCGCTGCATCATGGGCATCCACCTGGGCATGGATCCCCCCAGCGCCAGCGTTACTGGACTAGCCCTACGCCACGCCATCCTGCCCAAAACCTATCCCCCCAGCTACCACCTGCACCACGACTGGGAAAGCCAAGGCATCCCCCAATACCTCTACACCGACAGCGGTAGCGACTTCACCTCCCATCACCTCGAACATATCGCCAACCAACTCGGCATCGTCCTGTGTCATCGGCACCGCCCCAGCCAAGGCGGCATCATCGAACGTCCCTTTGGTACCCTCAACCAAGACTTCTTCTCCCAACTCCCCGGCTATACCACCGCCCGCGCCACCCCCCACCAAAACGCCATCAAAGCCGAAGCCATCCTGACCCTCGAACAACTCGAAACCCTTCTGATCCGCTACATCGTGGATAACTACAACCAACGCATCGACCCGCGCGATCGCCATCAGAGCCGTATCAGCCGCTGGCGCAACGGACAGATGAGCCTTCGCCAACCCCGCGACGCCCGTGAACTCGACGGTCTCCTCCTACGGCAGCAGAACCGCCGCGTTTACCAAGGTGGCTACATCCGCTTCGCCAACCTCGTGTATCGGGGCGAATACCTGTCCGGTTACGCCGGAGCCGAAATCGTGATCCGCTACGACCCCCGAGACATCACCACCCTATGGGTGTACCAAGCGCACAAACACCACGACGAATTTTTAACCCGAGCCCACGCCCAAAACCTAGAAACCGAACACCTGTCCCTCTCTGATGCCAAAGCCATCAGCCGTCGATTACGTGAAACTCAGCGAGCGATCAGCAATCAGTCCATCCTCAACGAAATCCGCGATCGCCATCACTACATCGACACCTTATCCGAACCCATCGACGAAACTCCTGCTATTTCATCCGACGCCTCCGACACCTCCAAACCCTCAACATCCCCAAAACCCCTACCCGAGATTCGCGTGTACGACTACGAACAACTGCGTCAATCGCATGGACATTAA